A single genomic interval of Pyrobaculum arsenaticum DSM 13514 harbors:
- a CDS encoding diphthamide synthesis protein — protein sequence MDSVEIHPLAWTAGPDTLIEAPPGFKWLAMKIAEKTGAAVSGRPVWGSCDVKIDPTYRKLFHLGHGVPPNIAHLLEKNLGARVVRLDTDLYKLEAGNVEAYFIPVYYKPPDVLPTLRGEGTIYFPVPYRRIAEELSRRSGIPMAKEPITGCWVGERPSGVAYVVATGLFYPITLKLFFPDAVVYQIDPFRGEVRDVEPDFARLMKLKARSHLVDAKRVAVVVSTKPGQRQDEKAKELAARGLTVVVLDEVSPDLIDDLQVDLVVNTACPRIGIDDLDRVKTPVLNYYEYVEGKLDSRLAVRML from the coding sequence GTGGATAGTGTAGAGATCCACCCGCTGGCGTGGACGGCGGGGCCCGACACACTAATAGAGGCGCCGCCAGGGTTTAAGTGGCTGGCGATGAAAATTGCGGAGAAAACCGGCGCCGCCGTCTCCGGCCGCCCCGTGTGGGGCAGTTGCGACGTAAAGATAGACCCAACCTACCGAAAGCTGTTCCACCTAGGACACGGAGTCCCCCCAAACATTGCCCACCTCTTGGAGAAGAATCTAGGCGCTCGGGTTGTCAGACTCGACACCGACTTGTATAAGCTCGAGGCTGGGAACGTGGAGGCATACTTTATCCCAGTCTACTACAAGCCCCCTGATGTGTTGCCAACTCTCCGCGGCGAAGGCACTATCTACTTCCCAGTGCCCTACAGGAGAATCGCCGAGGAGTTGAGCCGACGCTCGGGTATCCCGATGGCAAAGGAGCCGATTACCGGTTGCTGGGTTGGGGAGAGGCCAAGTGGTGTTGCCTATGTGGTTGCCACTGGGCTTTTCTACCCCATCACGCTAAAGCTCTTCTTCCCCGACGCCGTGGTCTACCAAATCGACCCCTTCCGCGGCGAAGTCAGAGACGTTGAGCCGGACTTCGCCAGATTAATGAAGCTCAAGGCGAGGTCGCATCTGGTTGATGCTAAGCGTGTGGCTGTGGTGGTAAGCACTAAACCGGGGCAGAGACAAGACGAAAAAGCCAAGGAGTTGGCCGCTAGAGGGCTCACGGTGGTTGTACTAGATGAGGTTTCTCCTGACCTCATCGACGACCTACAAGTCGACCTCGTGGTGAACACGGCATGTCCCCGAATAGGCATAGACGACTTGGACAGAGTCAAGACGCCGGTGCTCAACTACTATGAATACGTAGAGGGTAAGCTCGACTCCAGGCTCGCGGTGAGAATGCTCTGA
- a CDS encoding 3,4-dihydroxy-2-butanone-4-phosphate synthase, whose amino-acid sequence MGLEEAMKALRQGRLVMIYDGDDREAEVDFVIRADAVSPETVRWLRENAGGLLCFVTTREIGISLGLEFLSRYYGMRGFSTKAPYGDEPAFMGYVNHVKTKTGVRDADKALTVKELAKVVDVALRDPEEARELFRMSFYLPGHVPVLGGRIGERWGHTELSLILARAAGVPPALVIIEALGRHTEAMPIHEAKTMAEILGIPLVTGEEIKALA is encoded by the coding sequence ATGGGACTGGAAGAAGCCATGAAAGCGCTTAGGCAAGGACGCCTCGTAATGATATATGACGGCGATGATAGAGAGGCTGAGGTTGACTTCGTAATACGTGCAGACGCGGTATCACCCGAGACGGTGAGATGGCTTAGAGAAAACGCCGGCGGCCTCCTCTGCTTCGTCACCACCAGAGAGATAGGTATTAGCCTCGGCTTAGAGTTCCTAAGCAGGTATTACGGAATGAGGGGCTTCTCCACTAAGGCTCCTTATGGAGACGAGCCGGCCTTTATGGGATATGTAAACCACGTCAAGACGAAAACTGGCGTGAGAGACGCCGACAAGGCCTTAACAGTAAAAGAGCTGGCCAAAGTAGTTGACGTAGCTCTCAGAGATCCCGAAGAGGCAAGAGAGCTCTTTAGGATGAGTTTCTACCTACCCGGCCACGTGCCAGTGTTGGGAGGGAGAATAGGAGAACGGTGGGGCCACACAGAGCTCTCGCTTATCCTAGCCCGGGCGGCTGGCGTCCCCCCCGCCCTGGTGATTATAGAGGCGCTGGGCAGGCACACTGAGGCTATGCCCATTCACGAGGCTAAGACTATGGCGGAAATCTTGGGCATCCCCCTAGTGACCGGGGAGGAGATCAAAGCCTTAGCTTGA
- the tuf gene encoding translation elongation factor EF-1 subunit alpha has translation MPSIILPPKPTALQKPHINLAVVGHVDNGKSTLVGRLLYETGYVDEKGFKEIEEMAKKMGKEDFAFAWILDRFKEERERGVTIEATHVGFETNKLFITIIDLPGHRDFVKNMIVGASQADAALFVISARPGEFETAIGPQGQGREHLFLIRTLGIQQLVVAVNKMDVVNYDQKRYEQVKSEVSKLLKLLGYDPSKIHFVPVSAVKGDNVRTKSSNTPWYNGPTLLEVLDTFQPPPRPTDKPLRLPIQDVFSITGAGTVVVGRVETGVLKAGDRVVVVPPAKVGDVRSIETHHMKLEQAQPGDNVGVNVRGINKEDVKRGDVLGKVDNIPTVTEEIIARIVVLWHPTAIGPGYAPVMHIHTATVPVQITELISKLDPRTGQAVEQKPQFIKQGDVAIVKIKPLKPVVAEKFSDFPPLGRFALRDMGRTIAAGQILEVKPAQVQIK, from the coding sequence ATGCCGTCAATAATACTGCCACCTAAACCAACGGCACTACAAAAACCGCACATAAACCTGGCAGTGGTGGGACACGTTGACAACGGTAAGTCAACGCTGGTTGGCAGGTTGCTGTACGAAACTGGCTACGTCGATGAGAAGGGGTTCAAGGAGATTGAGGAGATGGCCAAGAAAATGGGTAAAGAGGATTTCGCCTTTGCGTGGATTCTCGACCGCTTCAAGGAGGAGAGGGAGCGCGGCGTCACTATTGAGGCGACGCACGTGGGGTTTGAGACTAACAAGCTGTTTATTACCATCATTGACTTGCCTGGCCACCGCGACTTTGTTAAGAACATGATAGTAGGTGCGAGCCAGGCCGACGCTGCTTTGTTCGTGATTTCTGCCCGTCCTGGAGAGTTTGAGACCGCAATAGGCCCACAAGGACAGGGAAGAGAGCACCTATTCCTAATAAGGACGCTTGGCATACAGCAACTTGTCGTGGCGGTGAACAAGATGGATGTTGTGAACTACGACCAGAAGCGATATGAGCAAGTCAAGTCCGAGGTTTCTAAGCTATTGAAGCTTCTTGGCTATGATCCGAGCAAAATACACTTTGTGCCTGTAAGCGCTGTCAAGGGAGACAACGTTAGGACCAAGTCGTCAAATACGCCGTGGTACAACGGCCCTACGCTTCTAGAAGTTCTTGACACCTTCCAGCCGCCGCCGAGGCCTACCGACAAGCCTCTGAGGCTCCCAATACAAGACGTTTTCTCCATCACAGGTGCAGGTACTGTTGTAGTGGGCCGTGTCGAGACGGGTGTGTTGAAAGCAGGAGACCGAGTCGTTGTGGTCCCGCCCGCCAAGGTAGGCGATGTCCGCTCTATTGAGACGCACCACATGAAGCTTGAGCAGGCCCAGCCGGGGGACAACGTCGGTGTAAACGTAAGGGGCATTAATAAAGAGGACGTCAAACGCGGCGATGTACTCGGCAAGGTAGACAACATACCGACAGTTACAGAAGAGATAATTGCCCGTATAGTAGTCCTGTGGCACCCGACGGCAATAGGCCCAGGCTACGCGCCGGTGATGCACATACATACAGCCACTGTGCCCGTCCAGATCACAGAGCTAATATCCAAGCTAGACCCACGTACGGGCCAAGCAGTGGAGCAGAAGCCGCAGTTTATCAAGCAAGGCGACGTCGCAATAGTGAAGATTAAGCCGCTGAAACCTGTAGTGGCTGAAAAGTTTAGCGACTTCCCGCCGCTCGGCCGCTTCGCCCTCCGCGACATGGGCAGAACCATTGCCGCTGGTCAAATTCTTGAAGTCAAGCCAGCCCAGGTACAAATAAAGTAA
- a CDS encoding geranylgeranyl reductase family protein — MFDVIIVGAGPAGSTAALIAGRLGLKTLIIDRLSPPREKPCGGGLTPRSWKLLNALGVEYPVYGICKEVETRAAGYSYVLKKEPIYVTRRPDFDYSLLKQSGAEFVKDQVISVRQNEVVGRAGVYQGRIIIGADGATSTVARSIGIANYRREKTHAIAYMTIAKGPTSETCVVDFDAVIDATGNVGYAWIFPLAEGANIGAGIGGGRWADLRQLVEEYAAKHGYKPGKVMGHPLSLGYVAGLGRGNVLLAGEAAGLVDATTGEGIYYAVASGAAAAIAAYTALRMWGREKYALPIYHELVKPYVEEVKKTRTLYHLAKAIGTKKWAVKLLGRRLVRLYSAVYTGEATYSLLLKPVQRL, encoded by the coding sequence GTGTTTGACGTGATCATCGTCGGGGCCGGCCCAGCGGGATCAACAGCCGCCCTTATAGCAGGGAGACTTGGGCTAAAAACCCTAATCATAGATCGGTTATCCCCGCCGAGGGAGAAGCCCTGCGGCGGCGGCCTCACCCCGCGTAGCTGGAAACTCCTAAACGCACTAGGCGTTGAGTACCCCGTCTACGGCATCTGCAAAGAGGTGGAGACCAGAGCTGCGGGATATAGCTACGTGCTGAAAAAAGAACCTATATACGTCACTAGGCGGCCCGATTTTGACTACTCACTGCTTAAACAAAGCGGCGCCGAGTTTGTAAAAGACCAAGTCATCTCGGTAAGACAGAACGAAGTAGTGGGCAGAGCCGGCGTGTACCAAGGAAGAATAATCATCGGCGCAGACGGCGCCACTAGCACAGTGGCGAGGTCCATAGGCATTGCCAACTACCGCCGGGAGAAGACACACGCAATTGCCTACATGACAATTGCCAAGGGACCAACAAGCGAGACTTGCGTCGTCGACTTTGACGCCGTTATTGACGCCACCGGAAATGTGGGCTACGCATGGATCTTCCCACTGGCAGAGGGCGCCAACATCGGCGCTGGGATAGGAGGAGGGAGGTGGGCAGATCTGCGCCAGTTAGTAGAGGAATACGCCGCCAAACACGGCTATAAGCCAGGAAAAGTCATGGGCCACCCACTCTCTCTTGGCTACGTGGCGGGGCTGGGAAGAGGAAATGTACTCCTCGCAGGAGAAGCGGCAGGCCTAGTAGATGCCACCACCGGAGAGGGCATATACTACGCCGTTGCCAGCGGAGCCGCTGCCGCCATCGCGGCATACACGGCACTTAGGATGTGGGGCAGGGAAAAGTACGCGTTGCCAATCTACCACGAACTTGTAAAGCCGTATGTAGAAGAGGTCAAGAAGACGCGAACGCTCTACCATTTGGCGAAAGCCATAGGCACAAAGAAATGGGCAGTCAAGCTTTTAGGCAGAAGGCTTGTTAGGCTCTACTCCGCGGTTTACACAGGTGAGGCAACCTACAGCCTCTTACTAAAGCCAGTACAGAGGCTATAG
- a CDS encoding DNA topoisomerase yields MILIVAEKRSVAHAIAKFLGGRYKLEKIQGVAAYRFNYGGREAVALGLSGHLMDFDFTARQNVWTWIPPEELFASQPLIVYRPETMKYIRALRTLAARAHEVYLALDADVEGEAIAYEAALLVRLVNPRAKIYRVRFNAVTQREITNAFRNPTHINLRMVEKVFTRMQVDLTLGAVFTRFITLAVRHSLDRGQFLSYGPCQTPVLGIVVTRELQRRNFKPEKYYVVKALVEIGGHRIEMSADVRFKTRKEAEEAAATINRGVVKAAVYRPHHVNPPVPLETVELERRASRWLGINSKRTLDIAEELYRAGYISYPRTETTIYPPTLDLREVLQELASGHLGSYADELMRRGFRPTRGDSDDRAHPPIYPTRAATKGEVAKAFGKLAPQAWAIYDFVVRHFLATLSPPAVVEKQKIIVSFGKLEMEAEGQLVVDEGYWRIYPWERQSSKPLPRVSPGDPARAVKVDVVERETEPPPQMTESELLALMKKYGIGTDATMQDHIHTNVRRGYMKITKGKCIPTDLGIALATSLFQFAPQLIEPTVRAKIEKALNSIVTDGTPPARLIYEIKKEFEEYYKALKARKEEIKKALETALNSSRNSQRG; encoded by the coding sequence GTGATACTAATCGTGGCGGAGAAGCGCTCGGTGGCGCATGCCATTGCAAAGTTCCTCGGCGGGCGGTACAAACTGGAGAAGATACAAGGCGTGGCGGCCTACCGCTTTAACTACGGCGGAAGAGAAGCCGTTGCGCTGGGGCTAAGCGGCCACCTTATGGACTTCGACTTCACGGCTAGGCAGAACGTGTGGACGTGGATACCGCCAGAGGAGCTCTTCGCATCGCAACCCCTCATAGTTTACAGACCGGAGACTATGAAATATATCAGGGCCCTTAGAACCCTCGCCGCAAGGGCGCACGAGGTTTACCTTGCACTGGACGCCGACGTGGAGGGCGAGGCCATAGCCTACGAGGCGGCTCTCTTGGTGCGACTTGTGAACCCCCGCGCCAAGATTTACCGCGTCCGCTTCAACGCCGTGACTCAGAGGGAGATAACAAACGCCTTCAGAAACCCCACCCACATCAACTTGAGGATGGTGGAGAAGGTATTCACCAGGATGCAAGTTGACCTCACCCTAGGTGCCGTCTTCACCCGGTTCATAACACTCGCCGTGAGACACTCGCTTGATAGGGGACAGTTCCTCAGCTACGGGCCGTGTCAAACGCCCGTCCTGGGCATCGTGGTCACCCGCGAATTACAGAGGAGGAATTTCAAGCCGGAAAAGTACTACGTCGTGAAGGCCCTAGTGGAGATAGGCGGCCACAGAATAGAGATGTCTGCTGACGTGAGGTTTAAGACTAGAAAGGAGGCAGAGGAGGCGGCGGCAACTATTAACCGCGGCGTTGTAAAAGCCGCCGTGTACAGGCCACACCACGTCAATCCGCCAGTGCCGCTCGAGACTGTGGAGCTGGAGAGGAGGGCAAGCCGGTGGCTTGGGATAAACTCGAAGCGGACCCTGGACATAGCAGAGGAGCTCTACAGAGCAGGCTACATATCTTACCCCCGCACAGAGACCACCATATACCCACCGACGCTGGATCTCAGAGAAGTACTACAAGAACTAGCCAGCGGCCACCTTGGCTCCTACGCCGACGAGCTGATGAGGCGCGGTTTCAGGCCCACTCGCGGGGATTCAGACGACAGAGCACACCCGCCTATATACCCCACCAGAGCCGCTACTAAAGGCGAAGTCGCAAAGGCCTTCGGCAAACTCGCCCCCCAAGCATGGGCTATCTACGACTTCGTGGTGCGGCACTTCCTAGCCACCCTCAGCCCACCGGCGGTGGTAGAAAAACAGAAAATCATAGTCTCTTTCGGCAAACTCGAAATGGAGGCAGAGGGACAGCTGGTCGTCGACGAGGGCTACTGGCGCATTTACCCATGGGAGAGGCAGAGCAGTAAGCCCCTGCCTCGCGTAAGCCCCGGAGACCCAGCAAGGGCGGTGAAGGTAGATGTGGTAGAGCGGGAGACCGAGCCGCCGCCCCAGATGACCGAGTCGGAGCTACTGGCACTGATGAAGAAGTACGGCATAGGCACCGACGCCACTATGCAGGACCACATACACACGAACGTCAGGAGGGGCTACATGAAAATCACAAAAGGGAAGTGCATCCCCACTGACCTCGGCATAGCGCTAGCCACGTCGCTCTTCCAGTTCGCCCCCCAACTCATAGAGCCAACTGTAAGGGCTAAAATAGAGAAAGCGCTTAACTCCATAGTCACAGACGGCACCCCCCCAGCCAGGCTCATCTACGAAATAAAAAAAGAATTCGAAGAGTACTACAAAGCGCTCAAGGCTAGGAAAGAGGAGATAAAGAAGGCGCTTGAAACGGCTTTAAACTCATCTCGGAACAGCCAACGTGGATAG
- a CDS encoding YkgJ family cysteine cluster protein, with product MWRGLGWFEVKFRCIKCGICCIGTEMELLAEDIRRIEAAGFKLDEFAVEKDGVYRLRNVDGHCVFYDPESRSCKIYDIRPVGCRLYPLVYNGERVEVDKTCPTWDTVPHSEVERLGPYVVKFLEEVKLAKIKIKLRL from the coding sequence GTGTGGCGGGGTCTTGGCTGGTTTGAAGTAAAGTTTAGGTGTATAAAGTGTGGGATTTGTTGTATAGGGACTGAGATGGAACTCCTCGCCGAGGATATAAGGCGCATAGAGGCGGCGGGGTTTAAGCTTGATGAATTCGCCGTGGAAAAAGACGGCGTGTACCGGTTAAGGAATGTGGACGGCCACTGCGTCTTTTACGACCCTGAAAGCCGTAGTTGCAAAATTTACGACATTAGGCCAGTGGGGTGCCGTCTATACCCACTAGTGTACAACGGCGAGAGGGTAGAAGTGGATAAAACTTGCCCCACTTGGGACACCGTGCCTCATAGTGAGGTAGAAAGGTTGGGGCCTTACGTGGTAAAGTTCTTGGAAGAGGTGAAGCTGGCGAAGATAAAGATCAAGCTAAGGCTTTGA
- a CDS encoding ATP-dependent DNA helicase, with protein sequence MEIFPYPSFRPFQEDIYRKVYDSLRNGVPALINAPTGLGKTAAVLAAAVKFTLETGIPIHYAVRTRAELEPPVRELSKMRKKGVEVDYVVIKSRQDMCCYPQLRKLSYLEFLAECSYLRKTGKCAYYPPMEVDAPLRSVSAYVKFLCAASSCPYEYAKKKLRDAKILISTYYYVFSKEGADVRKRVVIIDEAHSVFDAVVQLHGFKLNESEIRQAYSEARKYGFVEEAAKIYRLYAFVRKTTGTVDIGDLLSLIADLDLDEVIGKITALKIERRSTPYTPLLLLKELKEALRTKTRLYAEVEETGGSKVLALYPLDPATVVREALRGAYAVVYLSGTLPVELFAQNLGLTKYEKFDVPFNAYVPRENYLTIIDVGVTTRYAERGEEMYFGLAKRLATLINLSPRGILAVFPSYEVMKGVRKYLKISIPHWYEDSGEVAEELPDKFFIGAVARGRYTEGVEYTRDGENLLSTVAIVGVPFPEPSPYLERRVEILRPKLREKAWEAVYLYEAVVGIRQAVGRLFRGPGDRGVIALLDRRYAEPDLWGQLSDLTSGATIVGDVEEAEESIRKFFNAVL encoded by the coding sequence GTGGAGATCTTCCCCTATCCTAGTTTTAGGCCGTTCCAGGAAGACATCTACCGCAAAGTATACGATTCTCTGCGCAACGGCGTGCCGGCTCTTATAAACGCCCCAACAGGACTGGGCAAAACGGCGGCGGTGCTCGCGGCGGCGGTGAAGTTCACGCTGGAAACGGGAATCCCAATACACTACGCCGTGAGGACAAGGGCTGAACTAGAACCTCCTGTGCGGGAGCTCTCAAAGATGAGAAAGAAAGGCGTCGAGGTGGATTACGTCGTCATAAAGAGTCGCCAGGATATGTGTTGTTATCCACAACTCAGGAAGCTGTCCTATCTTGAATTCTTAGCCGAGTGCTCGTATTTGAGGAAGACGGGGAAATGCGCCTACTACCCCCCGATGGAGGTCGACGCGCCTCTACGAAGCGTTTCAGCCTACGTGAAGTTTCTCTGCGCAGCCAGCAGTTGCCCCTACGAATACGCAAAGAAGAAACTGAGAGATGCTAAGATACTGATATCTACATACTACTATGTATTTAGTAAAGAGGGGGCTGATGTTAGGAAAAGAGTAGTAATAATAGACGAGGCACACTCCGTTTTCGACGCCGTGGTTCAGCTACACGGCTTCAAGCTCAATGAAAGTGAGATAAGACAAGCCTACAGTGAGGCGCGGAAATACGGCTTCGTCGAAGAGGCGGCAAAGATATACAGACTCTACGCCTTTGTTAGAAAAACCACCGGAACAGTGGACATAGGCGATCTCCTCTCGTTAATCGCCGACCTAGACCTAGACGAGGTAATTGGGAAAATCACCGCGTTAAAAATTGAGAGGAGGTCCACCCCCTATACGCCTCTTCTGCTCCTTAAAGAGCTCAAGGAAGCTCTTAGGACAAAGACGCGGCTTTACGCAGAGGTGGAGGAAACTGGGGGATCAAAAGTGCTTGCTCTCTACCCACTAGACCCCGCAACAGTGGTTAGGGAGGCGTTGCGGGGGGCATACGCCGTAGTTTACCTCAGCGGCACACTGCCCGTGGAGCTGTTCGCCCAAAACCTGGGCTTGACTAAATACGAGAAGTTCGACGTCCCCTTCAACGCGTATGTACCAAGAGAGAACTACCTCACTATAATAGACGTGGGAGTTACCACGAGGTATGCGGAGAGGGGAGAAGAGATGTACTTCGGATTGGCGAAGCGGCTTGCGACGCTTATAAACCTATCGCCCCGCGGGATCTTGGCCGTCTTTCCATCCTACGAAGTCATGAAAGGAGTTCGCAAATACCTGAAAATATCTATCCCACACTGGTACGAGGACTCCGGCGAGGTGGCAGAGGAGCTTCCCGACAAGTTTTTCATAGGGGCGGTGGCAAGGGGCAGGTATACCGAAGGCGTGGAGTATACGAGAGACGGCGAGAACCTACTCTCAACGGTGGCCATTGTGGGAGTGCCGTTCCCGGAACCCTCGCCATACCTAGAAAGGAGAGTGGAAATATTGAGGCCGAAGCTGAGAGAAAAGGCTTGGGAGGCTGTCTACCTATACGAAGCAGTTGTGGGCATTAGACAAGCCGTTGGGAGGCTTTTCAGAGGGCCGGGAGACAGAGGCGTCATAGCGCTACTCGATAGGCGGTACGCGGAGCCCGATCTGTGGGGGCAACTCTCAGACTTAACCTCCGGCGCTACTATAGTAGGCGACGTGGAGGAGGCCGAGGAGAGTATTAGGAAGTTTTTCAACGCCGTGTTATAA
- a CDS encoding helicase HerA domain-containing protein — protein sequence MAKIGVVVKSPSLYYYVFKPFRGVELDVGSFVATEIDGVRVISRVVAIRHRNAVVDPRLIAHFDEESTVKEIKETLGIEEALYYTEAKAVVLGARSGRKILKPQKPVKPLSYVYSTTPEELEQFFAPGEEGTYIPIGKIKGTSIPAYIDAERLVTHHCAILASTGAGKSYLAGVIVERLSALDIPIVVIDPHGEYSSMAVPATEEGKHVSEKVRIFVVGKTDVTHLDQAFKKRYGIPRTYTRIGLNPRSIPLRTLEKILDLLYGLTDAQRRILEEGWQSATSYGERQPLTSVEELIKEVLEGGKHAAPPGFAGEMSLRGLEGRLRALFYTSPVFITRYGETYQGEPIKLIDPEMYLTTPSIHIFDISGLDILDQQLFLAVLLDQLYRVSTLRKNLTTLLIIEEAHNYAPAAGTSVAKSYIAKIAREGRKFGLGLCLITQRPTKLDPDVVSQAMTQIFKRMINPHDLRYVATVAEHLDDPRPLRTLDEAEAVVTGISVPVPLMIVVDQRWTQHGGVTPSIRRQV from the coding sequence GTGGCTAAGATCGGTGTAGTTGTCAAATCGCCGTCTCTGTACTACTACGTCTTTAAGCCGTTTAGAGGCGTTGAACTTGACGTAGGCTCTTTTGTGGCGACGGAGATTGATGGAGTTAGAGTCATTTCTAGGGTAGTAGCCATACGGCATAGGAACGCCGTGGTGGACCCGCGCCTAATTGCTCACTTCGACGAAGAGTCTACAGTAAAGGAGATTAAAGAAACTCTTGGAATAGAAGAGGCGCTGTACTACACAGAGGCCAAAGCCGTGGTGCTCGGCGCCAGGAGCGGCCGGAAAATCCTCAAACCGCAGAAGCCCGTCAAGCCTCTGAGCTACGTGTACAGCACCACACCCGAGGAACTTGAACAATTCTTCGCGCCTGGAGAAGAAGGAACATATATACCAATAGGAAAGATAAAAGGCACTTCTATTCCTGCATACATAGACGCTGAGAGGCTAGTCACGCACCACTGCGCAATTCTAGCCAGCACCGGCGCCGGGAAGAGCTACCTCGCCGGTGTGATAGTGGAGAGGCTCTCGGCGTTGGACATCCCAATAGTAGTGATAGACCCCCATGGAGAGTACTCCTCTATGGCGGTGCCGGCCACAGAAGAGGGCAAGCACGTATCGGAAAAGGTGAGGATTTTCGTCGTGGGCAAAACAGACGTCACTCACCTCGACCAAGCCTTTAAGAAACGCTACGGCATCCCCCGCACATACACGAGAATCGGCCTAAACCCACGTAGCATTCCCCTACGCACCCTAGAAAAGATCCTAGACCTACTATACGGCCTTACGGACGCACAACGACGAATACTTGAAGAGGGGTGGCAAAGCGCCACCAGCTACGGCGAGCGACAACCTCTCACATCCGTAGAAGAGCTAATAAAAGAAGTCCTAGAAGGCGGCAAACACGCAGCCCCGCCCGGCTTTGCGGGGGAGATGTCACTAAGAGGACTTGAAGGACGTCTAAGAGCCCTCTTCTACACAAGCCCCGTATTCATTACGAGATACGGCGAGACGTATCAAGGAGAACCAATCAAGCTAATAGACCCCGAGATGTACCTCACCACTCCGTCAATACACATCTTCGACATTTCCGGCCTCGACATCCTCGACCAGCAACTCTTCCTCGCCGTACTCCTAGACCAGCTCTACAGAGTATCCACACTGAGGAAAAACCTCACAACACTCCTCATAATCGAAGAAGCCCACAACTACGCCCCGGCGGCCGGCACTTCAGTAGCCAAAAGCTACATAGCAAAAATAGCAAGAGAAGGCAGGAAATTCGGCCTGGGGCTGTGCCTCATCACCCAACGGCCTACAAAGTTGGACCCAGACGTCGTATCCCAGGCAATGACCCAGATATTCAAAAGAATGATAAACCCCCACGACTTGCGATACGTAGCCACAGTCGCGGAGCACCTAGACGACCCTAGGCCGCTGAGAACCCTAGACGAGGCAGAAGCAGTAGTAACAGGAATCTCAGTCCCAGTGCCGCTAATGATAGTAGTTGACCAAAGGTGGACGCAACACGGCGGAGTAACCCCAAGCATAAGAAGACAAGTATAA
- a CDS encoding nicotinate phosphoribosyltransferase, with translation MHIATLSDILSGKTTDIYFVRTVEVLKNAGLADVKVRAEFHVSSLPKGYKWALFTGLKEVVEVLRGRKVTLYAMPEGTLFYENDPLMVVEGPYLEFAVLETALLGIVRHYSSISTKAARVKKIVGEKTCLFFGARALHPAIQPMADRAAYIGGCDGVATVMGAELIGIRPSGTMPHALMIIFKATTGDHTLAWVWFDRTMPPEVSRIVLVDTFIDEREEALLAARLLGDRLYGVRLDTPGSRRGNMRKIVEEVRWALDLHGYRNVKIFVSGGLDEAQVEALKDIADGFGVGTSIAFPPSVDVAMDIVEVEVDGRWVPITKRGKLPGFKQVYKCGSKHVFAPWDSPPPCGEPLLAKWIEDGRVVREVPAEREIRDYVLRQLAEVEL, from the coding sequence ATGCACATAGCCACTCTTTCAGATATCTTGTCAGGTAAGACGACTGATATATATTTCGTGAGGACGGTAGAGGTTTTGAAAAACGCCGGATTAGCCGACGTTAAGGTGAGGGCCGAGTTCCACGTCTCGTCTCTTCCCAAGGGGTACAAATGGGCCTTGTTTACCGGTTTGAAGGAAGTCGTGGAGGTTCTTAGGGGAAGAAAAGTAACGCTTTACGCAATGCCTGAAGGGACGTTGTTCTACGAAAACGACCCGCTCATGGTCGTGGAGGGGCCATACCTAGAATTTGCGGTACTAGAAACTGCGCTTTTAGGCATTGTCAGGCACTACTCCAGTATTTCCACAAAGGCGGCTAGGGTGAAGAAAATAGTTGGCGAAAAGACGTGTCTCTTCTTCGGAGCCAGGGCGCTACATCCGGCGATCCAGCCCATGGCGGACCGCGCGGCTTACATCGGCGGTTGTGACGGGGTGGCGACCGTAATGGGAGCTGAGCTAATCGGCATAAGGCCCTCCGGGACCATGCCTCATGCACTTATGATAATTTTCAAGGCCACCACAGGCGACCATACCCTTGCCTGGGTCTGGTTTGACAGAACTATGCCCCCAGAAGTCTCCCGTATTGTACTAGTCGACACTTTTATCGACGAGAGAGAGGAGGCTTTGCTCGCGGCGAGACTACTCGGCGATAGGCTTTACGGAGTGAGGCTAGACACGCCAGGTAGCAGGAGGGGGAATATGAGGAAGATAGTGGAGGAGGTAAGGTGGGCCCTGGATCTTCACGGGTATAGGAATGTGAAGATTTTCGTAAGCGGCGGGCTAGACGAGGCGCAGGTAGAGGCGTTGAAGGACATTGCCGACGGTTTTGGAGTAGGGACGTCCATCGCCTTTCCGCCCTCTGTCGACGTTGCGATGGACATAGTGGAGGTGGAGGTGGACGGGAGGTGGGTGCCCATAACGAAGAGGGGGAAGCTCCCAGGGTTTAAGCAGGTGTATAAATGCGGCTCTAAACACGTCTTTGCGCCTTGGGATAGTCCGCCGCCTTGCGGGGAGCCCCTCTTGGCCAAGTGGATAGAGGACGGCCGCGTGGTTAGAGAAGTCCCCGCTGAGAGGGAGATAAGGGATTACGTGCTTAGGCAACTAGCCGAGGTTGAGCTATAG